The genomic region CGAGGAAGCCGACCGGCACGGACCAGACCGCCGGCCAGGCCAGCAGGGCGTGCGGCCAGCCCGGCGGGCGCACCGCGCCGCTGACGGTGATGGCCACGGACAGCAGCGCCGAGCCGCCGCCGAGCAGCAGCCCGGCGATCGCGCCGGGCGGGGTGAGCCGCCGCCACCAGATGCCGAGGACGAGCAGCGGGCAGAAGGACGACGCGGAGACCGCGAAGGCCATGCCGACGGCGTCGGCCACCGGCACCCTGCTGACCACCAGCGAACCGGCCAGGGGCACGGCGATGGCCAGGACGGTGGCCAGCCGGAAGTGCCGTACGCCCCGCGAGGGCAGGACGTCCTGGGTGATCACTCCGGCGACGGCCATGGTGAGCCCGGACGCCGTGGAGAGGAAGGCGGCGAACGCACCGCCCGCGAGGAGCGCGCCGAGCAGATCGCCGCCGAGGCCGCCGATCACCCGGGCGGGCAGCAGCAGGACGGCCGCGTCGGCGTCACCGCCATGCATGAGCTCGGGCGCGTACAGGCGGCCCAAGGCCCCGTACACCGGCGGCAGCAGATAGAACAGGCCTACCAGGGCGAGCACGGCGACCGTTGTCCGGCGGGCGTCGCGGCCGTTGGGACTGGTGTAGAAGCGGACCACCACATGGGGCAGGCCCATGGTGCCGAGGAAGGTCGCCACGATCAGTCCGTACGTCGCGTAGAGCGGATGGTCGGCGCGGAAGACGGAGATCTGCTCGTCGAAGCTGACCCGGGGGCGGCCGTCGCCCTGCCAGGCCAGCACCAGGAAGATCGCGGGCACCAGCAGCGCCGTGAGCTTCAGCCAGTACTGGAAGACCTGCACGAAGGTGATCGAGCGCATCCCGCCCGCCGCGACGGCGACCACCACGACCGAGGCGACGAGCACGTCGCCGAGCCAGCCGGGCGCACCGGTGAGTATCTTCAGGGTGAGACCGGCGCCCTGGAGCTGCGGCACGAGATAGACCCAGCCGGCGCCGACGACGAACACACTGACCAGTCGGCGCACCTGCCGTGATTCGAGCCGTCCCTCGGCGAAGTCGGGCAGCGTGTACGCCCCCGAGCGGCGCAGCGGCGCGGCGACGAACACCAGCAGCACGAGGTATCCGGCGGTGTAGCCGACCGGGTACCAGAGCATGTCGGGGCCGTGC from Streptomyces sp. QL37 harbors:
- a CDS encoding cation acetate symporter — encoded protein: MSAPGHPAAVVAVALVVLATVLVGGFGLRISRTTSDFYVASRTVRPRLNAAAISGEYLSAASFLGIAGLVLVHGPDMLWYPVGYTAGYLVLLVFVAAPLRRSGAYTLPDFAEGRLESRQVRRLVSVFVVGAGWVYLVPQLQGAGLTLKILTGAPGWLGDVLVASVVVVAVAAGGMRSITFVQVFQYWLKLTALLVPAIFLVLAWQGDGRPRVSFDEQISVFRADHPLYATYGLIVATFLGTMGLPHVVVRFYTSPNGRDARRTTVAVLALVGLFYLLPPVYGALGRLYAPELMHGGDADAAVLLLPARVIGGLGGDLLGALLAGGAFAAFLSTASGLTMAVAGVITQDVLPSRGVRHFRLATVLAIAVPLAGSLVVSRVPVADAVGMAFAVSASSFCPLLVLGIWWRRLTPPGAIAGLLLGGGSALLSVAITVSGAVRPPGWPHALLAWPAVWSVPVGFLAMVLVSLATPGRIPPGTNAAMTRFHLPEALTSGKMR